The genomic interval ATCCAAAATTAATCCTGTTAGTTTCACCTTCCTCAAAGAACTGCTGGTTTGTTTTGCAGCACCATCAATAGCATCACGATAACTCCAGTTTGAGTCTGAAATGAAATGTTGCATCTGAAAATAGTTGGGTTCAAGCAGATTATCACAGATTTGCTCTATGTTACAACGATGGCTAACAAGAATCCCTTGGGCATAAAGTTGTGCTTTGTCAAAGAACGTTTTTGTTTTGTTTCGAAATATGTCCTGATAATCAGATAGATAATCAACTAACCTGCTCCTTGCTGCAGTTAGTGTTTTTCCATATTCTTTTGTATTTTTAACTTGTATTGAACATACACTTAAGTTACGAAAACTTTGTTTTTCGATGCCCCTGAAAGCCTAGTGTTTTCAGGGGTTTTATCAACATTTTGTTAATCTGTCAAAGTAGAATTAAAGTATGCAGGTTATTTGTTTTATTCGGCTATTTTTGTCAGACAATTGCTGATACATGCGCACTGAAAAGGATATTGTTGGAGAAATCTCCATTCCCGCTAATGCCTTGTACGGGGTTCATTCTGTTCGCGCCCGTGATAACTTTGATAACCAGGTCTCATTTCCCGTAGAATGGTTTCGGGCGATCGGCAGCGTTAAGCTGGCCTGCTACCGTACCGTAAGAAAATTTTTGAAGGCCCTGGCCAGGGAGCATCCTGAAATGATTTCCCACCTCAGGATTCCCGGCGAAGAGATACTGGGTGCCATGGAAACAGCAGCAACGGCTATCGCTTCGGGCGACTATTTTGAATATTTTATTGTGCCGGGAACCCAGGGTGGTGCCGGAACCAGTATCAATCTGAACGTAAACGAGATTATTGCCAACGCAGCTCTGGTGGAGATGGGCAGAAAACCTGGCGAATACCAGCATGTGGATCCCATTGAATCGGCCAATATTTACCAGTCCACCAACGATGTCGTTCCCACCGCCCTAACCCTCGCTTCCATGCAACTTCTGAATGATCTGGAGGGGGCCATAAACAGGTCCCGGAAGATGGTAGAGCAGCTCGAGACCAGGTACCGCGATACCCTGAGACTGGGGTATACGCAGATGCAGGAAGCCCTTCCCTCCACATACGGTCAATTGTTCAGCAGTTACAGCGATGCCCTGTCGCGCGACTGGTGGAGAGTTTCCAAAGGATTTGAGAGGATCAAGGTGGTCAACCTGGGAGGGGGGGCCATTGGCAGCGGGATTGCCATTCCGCGGTTCTATATCATGGAAGTGGTTCCTGCCCTGAAAAGGATCACTTCCCTGCCCGTCACGCAGAGTGAGAACCTGGCAGATGCCACTTCGAATATGGATAAATGGGTGGAGGTACATGCCATTCTGAAAGCCCATGCCGTGAACCTGGAAAAGATCGTTTCGGATCTCAGGCTGCTTGCCTCGGGAGCCGGATCCAGTAAAGAACTGGAGCTTCCCTCGATGCAGGTGGGCAGTTCGATCATGCCTGGGAAAGTGAACCCGGTGATTCCGGAATATATTATCTCCTCCGCCCACCGGATCTATGCCAATGACCAGAAGATTGCCACCCTGAGCTCGAAGGGTTGCCTGGAACTGAATGCCTACCTGCCCGAAATCGGAGTGGCCATGCTGGAGAGCCTGAAACTTTTGATCTCCATGAACCGGGCCTTTGAACAGAAAATGTTAAAAGGCCTGAAAGTATTTGAGAAAGAAGCCAAAAGGAAACTGTTTGACAGTCCGGCCATTACCACGGCTCTTTCCCCTCTTATCGGTTATAACCGCGCTGCAGAGCTGGCTGCGCAAATGAAATCGGAAAAGCAAAATATTTTTGAAGCTAACGAGACCCTGGGAATAATCGATGCCGGAAAGCTTAAAAAGCTGATGGAACCCGCTAACCTGCTTAAAAAAGGCTTTACCATCAATGACATCATTGAGTTGCTATGAAAGGAAGGGATGCTAAACCCCATATAGGGATATTCGGAAGAAGGAACAACGGGAAATCATCCCTGATCAACGTCCTTGCCGGACAGGAGGTGGCCATTGTTTCCAGGGAACCGGGCACCAC from Bacteroidales bacterium carries:
- a CDS encoding lyase family protein encodes the protein MRTEKDIVGEISIPANALYGVHSVRARDNFDNQVSFPVEWFRAIGSVKLACYRTVRKFLKALAREHPEMISHLRIPGEEILGAMETAATAIASGDYFEYFIVPGTQGGAGTSINLNVNEIIANAALVEMGRKPGEYQHVDPIESANIYQSTNDVVPTALTLASMQLLNDLEGAINRSRKMVEQLETRYRDTLRLGYTQMQEALPSTYGQLFSSYSDALSRDWWRVSKGFERIKVVNLGGGAIGSGIAIPRFYIMEVVPALKRITSLPVTQSENLADATSNMDKWVEVHAILKAHAVNLEKIVSDLRLLASGAGSSKELELPSMQVGSSIMPGKVNPVIPEYIISSAHRIYANDQKIATLSSKGCLELNAYLPEIGVAMLESLKLLISMNRAFEQKMLKGLKVFEKEAKRKLFDSPAITTALSPLIGYNRAAELAAQMKSEKQNIFEANETLGIIDAGKLKKLMEPANLLKKGFTINDIIELL